The nucleotide sequence CCCAGACCCAGCAAGCGTCGGGTGACCCTGGCACTAATCTGATCAGACAGGCAGGAAGATGAGCCCCGCTGCGGTGCTTCTCTCCCGGGCCTCCGGTCTCTGGAGCGCCACGAATTCTCTAAAGCTATCAGATCCATCTAAATAACACCGGAGCGGGAGACAAGGAAGGGGGCGGCGAGGAGGCCAGCAGGGCCTATAAAGAGACAAAGCCTGGAGCCTGAGTTCCGCTAATTAAAGGGCTGGGAGACAAACTGGCTGTCAGGAGTAGAGGTGATATCATTAGGGTCTGTGAAAGAGGAGAAGGGCTGCAGTCTATAAATGTCACCAGAGGGGGAGCCGTCCTGAGCCCGGGTTGGGCATCCTCACCGAATTTACAGTCCAGTGTGCTTCAACTCGCCGACCTCTGTTAATTAGGTCCTTGTTCCAATGTTCCTTCCGCGGACGTACAGGACTGAGCATTTAGTTTGAACATTTCAAGGGACCCCAAGGAACGAGTCCAGCTTGACACACACCAGATTCtaaagacagacagtgggaCACTGACACGGGTGCACGTGCCAAGAAATGGATCACTTCAACACctaagaaaatgtacctttatTTACAACTTTAAAAAGCGATTAAGCACAAAGATTTCACTCTTTTTATATAAACACtacctacaccccccccccccccatccccatcCCCCTGCATAAAAAAATTGTAGCATGTGCACGTTGTGCTTGGATTGCAAAGTCTGTACAACCGCTCTCTGGGAACCACCTAGGCAGCAGGGACccagtaaacattttattgcataagtcACATGTGACTGGATCCGCACATGTCAATTTACAGGATAGTGGAAAGAATGCAGTTGAAAggtgagagagaagaaaagattGTACAAAGTATTAATTACACAGTGAAAAACACTAGCAGCTTTCAAAAGGAAGGCGTTGCACGCACATTGTCCAGAAgaacaaacaaatcaaaacagaaatattgtcCAACTAATGAAATCACTGCAGTTGTGCTTTACtctcaaaataataaaataaagtctTAGCCAATAGGAAACGGCTCCATaacaatgtgaaaataaaacaagcaggtaaacacacaacccctccagAAGGATCCTCAGTTTCAAGCAGATTCTTCCCTTTGAAATATTACTGAAATATTAGTTGTACAGTTGCACACATCCCCTTAGACAGCGGAGTTTGACATATCTTCTGATCGCTGTAGTGTCCAATGCTACTCTATAGAatctacatttcaaaatgaacattttcaaaaggcAGTTGATCCCCAAGCTACCAAGCATTTCCTCAGAGGGAAGGCAGCCTCGCTCTTGATTAACCATTCCAGTTTTGAACTTGTCAGACTTGAGACTGGCACTAACAAAATGCTTGGAGTCAACAGACACaccaacaaagaaaaaccacaCCCACTTTTAAAAACTTTGGTATGAACAACATGAAGCTCTCAATAAACACGGTCCCCATTGGTAACTGACCCATTTTCCCTTTTAAGAACGTACTTCAGTCTTAGTCCCATCAAAATGccaaatataaaatatgcatAGTAATATAATTGAGGGGGGAAAAGTGATAGCATGGAAATGATGAACTAATgattaaagaaatacaaaattacaAATCTAAATCAGGGTATCTCAATATTTGAGTTAGTCCCttattagatcattttgtacAGCTTTTGAGTGCAATTTCTCAACAACCAGCGCCCTTTCCTTCAGAATAGGTCACAAGAGGACAAGTGCCAAAGAGGGTCCATCTTCCCTACTCCTGCTGTCATTTTCCAGCTTAAACAGGAAAAGGCCAGCAGGAAATAAAGTTGGGCCGTTTGAATGTGACTCCACCAAACTCCACTGATATAGTAAACCAAGGTCAACAAGAATGCTGGCTGTGACCATAGCCTCAAACGTTAGCTTTGCTTGTTCTATTGAAAACATGTAGCTCACAGTGTGCTCCATTTACTTCCTCGTCTCAAAGTAAAGCTGtccttttattttgtacttGTCATGGTCCTCACCTCAGAGCCAGGGGGCCAGTAATGCTGAAAACGGCTCATTTCACTTTTATCAAGTTAAAAGGAGATTTGCAAAAATGAAACCGACTGTTcaacaaagaacatttacatCCCCCCTACGCACTTGGAAATTCCTGCAGCCAATTGGAGACGGTGAAACCTGATCCATCCGTAGCACAGCTGCATAACATCCCTTTCACAAACTATCTTTGATCTGACTCCATATCAGCGAGGGGGGAACCGTCCCAGTACGCCGCTGGTTAGCAACTCAAAGCGCTAGTACTCCTACCTCGCTGCCTCACCGGCACCTCCACCAGGCTCTCAGGACGCAAGCCTATTAAGCGGCTGAATTAGAGGTGGCTCTGCAACGCTCTTATTCACCTGTCAGGAGGCCAGGCGCGGAGATTAAACGGGCCGCAGCCCACACAAGCTAACCGACGGAAGAAAGACCAACCGTCGTTAGTTGGCTTCCGCTGGAAGTCTTCGTGCGCCAGGAATTATGGCAGCTTTCAGAACCTCAGCCGCCGGCTATGTTTGTATTGAGAACCTGACATTGACAGCGTTTCAACCACAACACGACGCCTGAATTGGCCCACTATTCCACAACCACATATACGCACACATACAAGCGAGCGCTAGCAAGCACCGCTGTAGTGATAAGCAAAATATTTAGAATTTCAAGACCATTCTGAGAACGCCCTTTTAACAACGAATGCAAACAATACCAAACCCCTTCGATGTCAAATGATTTGAAAAGCGGAGAGAATTTAGGATGGTTTATTAATTAACTTGAATAGGGCTTCAGTCTCGGAATCTCCGGGGAGGTGGTGGCGATATTTCCTGGCAGATGAAAAACAAAGGATGTAATGCTGCGACGACAGCTAAAGCCTCCGGATCCAGTAAGTAAGGGATGATGCGCCAGGCTCCTGGGAGATGTAATGGGAACCAGTTGTGGCCAGGGATAAGGGACACGGTCTCCCACTGATGGGCTGAAATACAACCGTGTCCTACAGCAATAAAACTGACCTGAGTGCAGTCACATGGGCGCCCCTGAACTGATTAGGCAGCTCCGCAGGGTGGCAACCCTGCACCAGACGAGATTGTGGTGAGGTGCTGATGAGGCCTTTGGGATTGGGGCGGGCTTCCTGGAgatgggatggatggatgaagatGTGGTAGCTAGGCGCTGATCTCAGTTCAGACCTATATATTGGCTCCTGATGGTATAGGCTGGGATCAGAATAGGATATTGTCTTTGCCAATTGCAAGGGCCAAATCAACATTATAGAGAAAACATGTCTTTTGGTAAAACGGGTCAGTGGGGAGGGGGGATGTTCCTGATCCAAAATGCATAACTTATACACTTAAAAAAACTATTGATAATGTTTCTGTGGTAAAAGCCTCTCCTCCAAATAATGTCCATACTCTACCATTTACAATAAGTTTCAGTCAGCTACTCACTTCCTAAACACTGAGAtgaaacagtaaaaaaatacactTGGAGGAGAGACTAATGAACGAATAAACGAGGTGTTAGAACAGCTTGGAAGGCGATTCAATAAACACACTCAACAACACATTCTCTCTTATCATCCAGATAATGAACAGCCAAACGCTTACAGCTTTGAGACTGTAATAGCCTGGCCGCACCCATTCACTCTCCCACAGCGACCTTACCAGATCACAGATACTGAACACACTCGGCTACATAGGCTGCAGACATACACCCACCCAAAAGACCAACACCCCTATCCAGTTTGTgacgcgcacgcacacagctGCTAGTTGTGCTTGGCCCGGCCCCCTTTAAGGTAGCTCTTCCAGCGCCTCACCACGTCCCGGAAGACAGGCGCGTTGTCGATGGACGCCAGCAGCTGCAGCTGGTTGATGTGCGTGGTGTGGTAGTCCCAGCGGGCCAGGTTGGGTGCCGTGCCCAGCATGAAGTGGCGCAGGTCGTAGATGCTCCCCGAGCCGGTGTCATACAGCGGCAGCATGGCCTTCAGGGACTCCATGCCGCGGGAGAACAGCGCGGCCGCCTCCCGCCCCAGCTTCTCGCCTGCCGTCTCGGCCAGGTCGTGGAGGCCGAGCAGCGAGTAGATGAAGCCGTTGAGCACGAAAGAGCCCGGTGTGGTGGGGTACTCCTCGTACCAGTCGTATTTGTCCATGAAGACGGCCTTGACCCCGTGCTGCTCCGAGGGCAGCTTGTAGGGGCCGGTGGCGCGCAGCGCTGCGCTGAGGTAGGCCGGGTCCTTGGTGAGCAGGTAGGCCCGAACCAGCGTGGACATGGCCTGGCCCTGGGCCATGGCCGAGTACCAGCCGGGCTCCAGCGGGCGGAAGCCCTCGCCCAGCTTGCGCGTGACCATGATGGGCCAGCCGCCGCGCTCATCTTGGTTACGCAGCAGCCAGTCGCTGGCGGCGAAGAAGGCCGCCGTGTGCGCCGTGGTGGCTATGGTGACGTTGTCGATGGAGCCCCGGCCACGGACTATGAGACGGACCACCTTCCTGGGCATCACCTGGAGacaaaggaggaagaggagagtgaAGAGAACTGAGGTACCGGCCCGGCTGGGCAGTACGAGGGCGGGCAGATCTCAAAATGCTGTGGTTTTCTGTGAGACCAACCTTCGTGGCCTTGACGGCCTTGGTGTTGGAAAGCCCCACCCCCTTCCTCAGGTCGGTCAGCAGGTCCCGGGTGACCGCGGACCAGGCGGTACGGGGTCCGATGCCGTAGGTGATGTCACGGCCGTTGAAGGCGATGAGCTGCGTGGAGGTGACGTAGCGGATGACGAACGGCGAGCCTTTCTCCGTGGTCTCCAGCACCACCGACACGCTGCCATTGGTGGTGAACTTCACGTCGAAGGAGATGATGAAGTCCTTGGTGTTGCCCAGCGGGAGGGAGATGCCTTCAGAGTTCTCTGTAATGACGGGAGGAAGAAACGCGTCAGCCGCAGTGGTTTACCGAGCCGGAAGGGTCTAAGGGGCAGAATCACAGCCCTCTGAACGGATGACGCTGAACGGATGACGCCGCGGCGTGAACGGCTTGTTCTGCCGTGGGCAGGATTAGGAAGTTCAAAAGCATTTATGCATGACTTCACTCCCATCACGGCAACAgccctttctttccctccttaCCAATTTCGTGACGTCAGCTCGCAATAATCGCCTTGTCTTGTCAGAATTTTTAACTACAGGCCGTAATGGCACAGCTGTACAGGATGGTGACATGGAACGCTGCGCCACTCGGGAGCCGCCCGTCGCGTCATGTCTCCTTAACCACGGAACGTTATGTTCCCCATCATGCCATTCTTGGGACAGCTTCCTGAAGGCTTGCATTTGCCAGAGACTCTGGGCATCCCTGTCACCTCGTTCTCTAGACTGGGCCAGACAAGCAGGTTCTGAGACGGAGTGTCCTCCTGGTTACAATGTGTCACAGCACACAGCACTTAATTACGGAGAAATGCTAGTCTGGGGGAGGACAGCAATGAGGAGTGAAAGAGAGCGAGAAGGAGGTCAAATGGGGTGGGGtgcagagagaaagggggagagagagagagaagatggaAAGGAGGGGAGTTGAAAggcaagagagaaaaaaaattaaaaagaaaccaGCACTGCTTGGCCCGAATCCTGGGGAGATGAAACTACCCTGGGGAAAAGGCCAGCCCTGTTATCCAGTGTGCAAGTCTTCTTGGGCAGTAACTCAGCAACGAATCCACAGTTTGACAATACCAACTGGATGTGAATCCCTTACATCTTACATCTATCCACTTCTTGCAAATGTGCAGAGTGAATACTCTCAAACTGTTAAGGCCCCTCAAAACTGTCTAAACCTCCCTTCCTCTTGTAAAAAAAAGGGGGAGACACCGACAGAGTCGAGACACCGACAGAGTCGAGACACCGACAGAGTCGAGACACCGACAGTCCTGAGAAACAAATTAGAGGAAAAGAGTTGAAGTGAGTCAGTGGTAGCAGAGCCAGCAGTCAGACAGGGCTGTGGTTTTCTATGGCTCTTTAATGCACTCATAAATCCATTACTTAAGACCATCCACAGAGTAAGTGGATTTGTACTGGGGCTCTGTGATTACTGTGACATCAATAAGGGATGGTCCGGGAATACAGACGAgatcccctctcctctctgatgCTACAgagttgacagacagacatcagaTGTAGCAGTTTTGGCATAGGCGCACcgattcacagacacacacaatgtgcCAGTCaatgtctacacacacacaaacacataacgACAGATCACAAACCTCAAAAGGGTTGAACAAATGGACAGACCTCACTGTGATcatgaacacaaacattccccaacacacagagagagaaacgcacgcacacaaagaggacagagagacacacggAGAAGTGGACAGACACAAACGAACACACTTTCCCATATGGGGCTCAGCTGGTGACATTTACTCCATTCCACTACTGCAGGGAAAGGCCCTGCCATTTCTAATAGGGATCGATCTGTTGGAGGAGGAGACTGCATTAATGGATTATCAACAACAGGATGGTCATTGGCGCCCAGAATCGAGACGACTCTCCACCTCGGAACATTCTAAGAAGTACAGTAGCGATCGCAATCTGCTTTGTCTAGGAGGTACATTCTACTGGGTTTTAATCAAATACAACTCATTGATCCTCTTGGCAgagatgggtgggggggggggcattcatAGCATGGGCTCAGATCCAGATAAGGAGAGAGACTTGAGGAACAAATCAGAgactgagggggagagaaagagaaggaccaagggagagagtgaaagtaAGAATGATTAGAAATGGCTTGGTACAGAATAGAGGAATGATGGGAATGTGGGATGGGATTCTATGGGGATGaaatggcagagagagagagagagaagtaataGCCTTCAAAGAGTGCAGGGAAAACAGAGGCAGATGATGGATAGAACAGGAGGAACGGAGAAAGACAGTGCTCTGGGGAGGTTGACGACATATAAACGATCAAGGCCTAGGAAAGATCTAAAGAGATGGAGGTAAAAATCGGAATTGAATGAAACAGAAATCCAACCTTCTTCCCACCCATTCATCTACCCACGTAATGAACACCCCATTTCTCCACCGCCAAAAAAAGAGACAACTTTTCAGGCATTCAACACTGACAGAAAAGCGGTAAAAGACTGAGGAGGGAGTTCCCACGGAAAAGAGCAGTAGCTCGGACCGAAACGCCCCGCAGCAGTATGTGTACCGGAGGCACCGGCTCGGACAGGACCGGGGGTAGAAACAGAGTTACGTGGCCAAAAGGCGGTCAAAACACTCCGGGCCTGGCCGCCTCAAGGCCATGTCCCTCCCCTTCCCAACCCCAGCATACCCCCTTCATACCTGGGGCGCTGAACTGCCGCACGGATGTGGCGCGGCCCTTGTCGTAGAGCCGCGTGAGGCTGCAGCCCTTGGGCACCGTCCAGGGCCCGCCGGGGGAGCCCGCGTGGCTCTCCTTCTCCTCGGCGGTGTCGTACAGCTCCACGTGAGGAGGCCGCTCCGTCAGGTTTTTGCTGTAGTGGCTCAGTCCGTACTGGGCGATCTGGATGGCGTAGAAGTAGCCCTGGGGACCCCACTGCGTGGAGAG is from Esox lucius isolate fEsoLuc1 chromosome 2, fEsoLuc1.pri, whole genome shotgun sequence and encodes:
- the LOC105013975 gene encoding D-glucuronyl C5-epimerase B, whose translation is MRCLAARVNYKTLIVICALFTLITVLLWNRCSSDAALGFLPRAPPPPPSADEGDSSVGGQQQQPPQPPEPPPVAGGSSGIKYEEIDCLINDDATIKGRREGGEVYLPFSWLEKYFEVYGRVAQYDGYDRFEFQHSYSKVYAQREPYHPGGVFMSFEGYNVEVRDRVKCISGVEGVPLSTQWGPQGYFYAIQIAQYGLSHYSKNLTERPPHVELYDTAEEKESHAGSPGGPWTVPKGCSLTRLYDKGRATSVRQFSAPENSEGISLPLGNTKDFIISFDVKFTTNGSVSVVLETTEKGSPFVIRYVTSTQLIAFNGRDITYGIGPRTAWSAVTRDLLTDLRKGVGLSNTKAVKATKVMPRKVVRLIVRGRGSIDNVTIATTAHTAAFFAASDWLLRNQDERGGWPIMVTRKLGEGFRPLEPGWYSAMAQGQAMSTLVRAYLLTKDPAYLSAALRATGPYKLPSEQHGVKAVFMDKYDWYEEYPTTPGSFVLNGFIYSLLGLHDLAETAGEKLGREAAALFSRGMESLKAMLPLYDTGSGSIYDLRHFMLGTAPNLARWDYHTTHINQLQLLASIDNAPVFRDVVRRWKSYLKGGRAKHN